In the genome of Calditrichota bacterium, the window GAAATTGTTTGTGTGAACAATGTGAGCCGGGAGCCGCGGTTTATTCCCGTTGGGGAGAATATCACGGGTTCGGAACTCTGTGCCCCAATTCTTTTCCGGGATCACTTTCTGGGTGTTTTGAATATTGAAACCATGGAAACGGATGCCTTTCACGAATTTGAAATTCATGCGATTCAAACCCTGGCAAACCAGATGGCGCAGGCCATTCACAATGCCCGGCTTTATGAACAGCTGAAATATGAGAAGGGGAAAATGGACCAGATTCTCTCGGAAATGGGGGAAGGCGTGGCCATGACAGATCACCAATGGAAAGTCCTCTACCTGAATCCGGTTTTTAAGAATCAATTCCCGGCTACCCGCGTGGGCAAAGACGGGGCCCGGGTGTTTCCTTTTTTGGACGCTCTAAAAAAACATCCCGATTTTGATTTGCTTTGGGAGGGTAAACGAAATTCTCTCTTTATCGAATTTTCCCATGATGGCAAGATATTATTAATTACTGTTTCCCAGTTCCTTGATTTTGATTTTTCCAAATATTTTCTGTTTCTGGTCAAAGATATTACGGAAATCAAGCAGTACGAATCCGAAAAAATCAAGAGCGAACGGTTGACCCTGGCCATCGAAATGGCAGGCTCGATTGCCCATGAGATTAATCAGCCGCTCACAGGCATTTTAGGGTATCTGGCTCTGATTAAGGAAGATTTGAAGCCGGAGGATCCCCTGATGTCTGATCTGCAAGAGGTTGAAAAGCAGGCTGAGCGAATTAGCGATTTGGTTAAGAAATTCCGGAATGTTGTAAAAATAGAGACAAAAACATACATTGGGGACAGTAAAATAATTGACTTGGAGCAATCAACCCAAAATAATCAAGGGAAAGTTTAATGAAATCAATGGAGACCTTGAAAACGCGCATATTGGTTGTGGACGACGAAACCGTCATTTTAAATTTTTGCCAGCGCGGGCTATCAAAAGTAGGCTATGATGTTAAAACGGCCACTAATGGGGCTGAAGCTCTTCGGTTACTTGCGTCCGGCGATGTGGATATTGTTCTTTCTGATCTAAAAATGGATATTATGGACGGAATGGAACTGTTGAAATATATTAAGCGGGATTATCCCCACGTGGAAGTCATTATGATGACCGGATTTGCCAGTGTGGAAAATGCCATCGAATCCATGAAACTGGGCGCCTATGATTTCTTGCTGAAGCCTCTTAAAATTGATCAGATGCGGCTGGTGGTTAAAAAATGTGCCGAGAAGATTTCCATAAGCAAGGAGGTGAGGGAATTACGGGCCGTTAAGGAGAAATTGGAAGAGCTTCAGAAAATAAAAGATAAGTTTATTGCCATTACAAGCCACGAATTGCGAACACCGGTCACCCATGCAAAAAGTTATTTTGGTTTTCTGGAAGATGAATCCTTTTCCGAAGAAGAAAAGGCAGAGTTCAAACGCGTGATTAAAAACGCCCTTGATGATATGGAACGGATTGTACTGGATATGTTTAAGATTGCGAAAGTCGAATCCCATGAGCTAGTGCCCCATGAGAGCGTATTTAACCTGAATGAGATGATTCAGGAAGTCCTGCTGGAAACAAAAGTGGATTTGCAGGGACGCGATCTGTCCATTCGTTTCCAGCCAAATGACACCTTTTCGGATATTGTGGCCGATCGGTTTTATCTGCGCCGGGTATTGCAAGAATTGCTGACCAATGCGATTCGTTTTACACCGGATGGGGGAGAAATTCGCGTTTCGGCTGAAAAGGAAAATAAATTTTTCAAAATTACGGTCGCTGATACGGGAATCGGTATTCCGGAAAATGAATTGGGGCATATCTTTGAAAGCTTTTACGAGGTTCA includes:
- a CDS encoding response regulator — translated: METLKTRILVVDDETVILNFCQRGLSKVGYDVKTATNGAEALRLLASGDVDIVLSDLKMDIMDGMELLKYIKRDYPHVEVIMMTGFASVENAIESMKLGAYDFLLKPLKIDQMRLVVKKCAEKISISKEVRELRAVKEKLEELQKIKDKFIAITSHELRTPVTHAKSYFGFLEDESFSEEEKAEFKRVIKNALDDMERIVLDMFKIAKVESHELVPHESVFNLNEMIQEVLLETKVDLQGRDLSIRFQPNDTFSDIVADRFYLRRVLQELLTNAIRFTPDGGEIRVSAEKENKFFKITVADTGIGIPENELGHIFESFYEVQNTDYHSTSKRGFLGGGTGIGLPLIKGIVEAHKGYIKIESTEGKGTTVMVFLPEVSLDEQ